A single window of Syntrophotalea acetylenica DNA harbors:
- a CDS encoding flagellar assembly protein FliH → MIHPCDARDLKRLQLRDLGEGMPADNFVPFEPVVAPEAEAARPSHAPAPPIEPQEQRAAAPASEEENRCALEAAYRQGREDALREAREQFGHASDMLAQALEEVSQMRGSLLQNSSNDMLRLVMSIVRQVLHAEISVNPRIIAETIDRALKMAVRADYYHVRVNPADLEVVTERKPLFLAAINGLQNLSFQADPAVGRGGCLLESEFGDVDATIDGQLDQIHRSLLATLDQS, encoded by the coding sequence ATGATTCACCCCTGCGACGCCCGGGATCTCAAACGGCTGCAATTGCGGGATTTGGGCGAAGGCATGCCGGCGGACAATTTCGTCCCTTTCGAGCCGGTCGTGGCGCCGGAAGCCGAAGCGGCCCGGCCATCGCACGCTCCCGCGCCCCCGATCGAGCCGCAGGAGCAGCGCGCGGCGGCTCCTGCATCGGAGGAGGAGAACCGATGCGCCCTGGAGGCAGCCTATCGGCAGGGCCGCGAAGACGCCCTTCGCGAAGCCCGAGAACAATTCGGCCATGCCAGCGACATGCTGGCCCAGGCCCTTGAGGAGGTCAGCCAGATGCGCGGCTCCCTGCTGCAGAACAGCAGCAACGACATGCTGCGGCTGGTGATGTCCATCGTGCGCCAGGTGCTGCATGCCGAAATCAGCGTCAATCCGCGGATCATTGCCGAAACCATCGACAGAGCCCTCAAAATGGCAGTGCGGGCAGACTATTATCATGTGCGGGTGAATCCGGCGGATCTGGAGGTTGTGACGGAGCGTAAACCTTTGTTTCTGGCCGCCATCAACGGTCTGCAAAACCTTTCCTTCCAGGCGGATCCGGCCGTCGGCCGTGGCGGCTGCCTGCTTGAATCGGAATTCGGCGACGTCGACGCCACCATCGACGGGCAGCTCGACCAGATTCATCGCAGCCTGCTCGCGACCCTGGATCAGAGCTGA